The Manis javanica isolate MJ-LG chromosome 13, MJ_LKY, whole genome shotgun sequence region TTCCCCTTGCCCTCTGTCCCAAGCTCACCTGCCCATAGGTATTGCAGCCAGGTTTGCAGGCCGTCTTTTTTAGGAGTGGGGTCCAAGATGGGCCGCAGGTGATATCACTCTGACAGGCGGCAAACCTGGGGATGATGTGTGGAGAGAAGAAGGTGGGAAAAGGCTCCGAAGTAGCGTTCTCGTGGGATTCCTGCGCTCTGAGGCTTCCGCGTGTGTTAGTCGCTCCCTTACCTCCAGACCCCGCCTCTTAGGGCCACACCCCTACACACACCATCCCCTGGATTTCACCCAACCCGTATTCTCCACAAATAACCCAGGGCCCTGTTACAATGGGCCTCATCCCTGCAGACCTCAGACCAACTATTCCAGGCCAGCCTCTTTCATTCTCCACCCTTGTGGCTTCTCTGTTCAATCAACAGGCCcgcccctttaaaaaaaaattctgtccgTGGAAGGCCACGCCTCCTTACTGCCAATCTTAAAAGCCGACGCCTGAGCAGGCCCCACCCCTTTCTGCCAAGAGTCTAAATCCTGGGTCTCATCCTGAACCCTTGGCCGGGGTTGCAGCCAGGCCCAAGCCCTTTCAAACGCTAGGTGGAGGAGCAAGCTGAAGATCCCTCCTTCGGCCACGCCCCACACGCCGCTCTTCGCCTACCAGGAATCGCACAGCTCAGCGCAGATCGGCATCCCCAATAGCAGCAGGCGGAAACGACTAGGGAGGGCAACTTGGAGGTGTCCCAGGAAGGATTCGCACCTAAAGAGGGAAAGACAGGCCCGGATGGGTCAGGATGCGCTGGGATTCTAGCCCCTGGAGGAGGCAACCGGAGCAAAGAACACAAGGAAATACGGGCTGGGGGTGCTGTACTCACCCGAGACTCGACTTCTCACAGCGTTTTGGGGTGATCCCAGGGCCTGATGCCTTTGGTGTGTCCATCTCTGAGGGACAACAGGGCCATGGAGAAGGGGACTCCTGTGAGTTGAGGTCTCGGATCCTCAGGTAGGGTTGGGTAACTAAGACACGGAGGTCTCATGAATAGGAGAGACCCCAGTTACATCAATCTTCCCaaacataaaatgtaaacaaagacACTTCACTTGGGATGCAAATGCAGTTTCAAGTAATAATAATCCTTTATCATAATCGGCTTATCATTTATTATGTCTCTGGAGTAGTACAGATTCTCACATGCTTACATAATTCTCCTTTATAACACTCCTGTGAGGTAGGCCTgttattttcccccatttttaatGGCTCGCTTGAGGTCCAGAGAGATTTAAGTGACttgccagggtcacacagctacaaAATGGTAgagtgggatttgaacccaggcagtttgACACTTAAACCACCATTCTTCAGCACCAGGTCCGGCTGTCCCTGACCCCTGGTCATCCTAAAACACCTGTCATAAGGAAGTTCTGGCATTGCCATGGTGGAGTGGGGGTTCCTTGGTGTTGGGGATTAGGCAGGGTCTGGAGTGCTCACCTGACAGGTGCAGCTGGCCTGTGGCCAGATCGGCTGCCAGCCTATGGTGTCTCCGGGACCTAGCTGGGAGTGGGTGACTCCCTTCACAGGCCCCCAGCAGGATCCATGCCAACATCAGTCGCAGGGCCCAGGCCAGGCTCCTGGGTCGAGTGCAGCCCCTGCAGGCCATGTCCACCTGAGATAAGAGTCAGCTGGTATAGGGTGAGGTTCCTCCATCCCCTTTAGGAACTCAGGGTGGCACCATAATGATGCACACCTGTGAGACAGAGCCAGGCAGAGCTGAGAATGGGCAATTGATGAGGAGGCAAAAGCCATCTATCTTCAAATCCCAGGGGCCACCAAAATCTCCCTCTGACCCAGGAACTCCCCCATCAGACTCACGTCCCCTCCATCCCTCAGGCCCAAGTGTCCTCTCCCAGTCTGTCCATGGTGCCCCTCCTTACTCAGGCCCAGCAGGATCTCGCACCCTGTTGGCCCTCAGGCAACCCCCGTCGTCCTCAGAACTAAGGGACCTCCTCAATTCTTCCAATCTCCTTCTTCTGACCAGTAATTCCTCCCTCTCTGCTGCCCAGTCTCCCCCCCAGACTTGTTCCCACTGGCCCCTCTCATGATCACCTTCTCTCCACCCATAATCGGCTTAGGGGCTGCCAAACAGGGCTGGGCCTTTGGAGTCAAGTTTGGCTGTGGCAGGATCGGGTTCTGTTACTGGGGTCCAAAAGCCCTAGGGCAGGGGAAACTGGGAGGTCTCTGCTGGCATGACAGTTCCCTCTCCCACTCTGCCCCCTGTGGGCACCTCTCACCTGTTAGCCTAGATCCCTGGGATCTAGGGAGCTGCTAAGACATCTCAGGGTCAAGTCAGGAAACAGTGGCAGCCAAAAGGGGCATGATTTGATGCAGAGAGGGATTTCCCACAGTTCTGTCTCCATCCCAGCTGACCAAGGCAGATGGACCTGAAGCTAGTGCATATATATCTTTGTGTTGGCCTTTACATTGAGCTTTTAGCTTAAGCTCTGTATctgtatgtggggagtgtgtgtatgtgtacattttaggagacttgtaTATGTGTCTCAAGTCAAGTGTGTACAGTTGAGTAAGAGTCATAATAAATATGGGGTAGGGGGATGTAGGATCAGTATGGGTGTCCTGCAGGATGTGGATGAATCAGTGGATAAAAGTTGTTGACCATACATACTGATCATGAGTGAACAGGTGGGGTGCTGTCATGTGTGGAGAGGGTGTGTGTCTGTATCTGAaatgcatatgcatgtgtgtccCTCTGCAGTTTCTTTGAATGTGTGTCCGTTGCAAGCATTCCCTCAATTCATCTATTCACTCAAcaattatttactgagcacctattgtgTGCGAGGTTCCAAGGATGCAGTAGTgacaaagacataaaaatctcAACCTTCAAAGAGTTGACATTACAGTGGGAGAGTCCTATGAGAAATATAGCCCTACAGTgggtatgagtgtgtatgtgtgcctgtgtgctgTATTGTGAGGATAATGTATCTATATGTTGGATGAGAGTTTGTGTGTAGTGAGCTTTCCTTCTTTTGTGGCTATGTGTCGTGTGCTTCTGCTTACTGAgtgtatgtgttgtatgtgtgtatCTGCATTTGCTGAGTGTGTGAATGTCTGTGTTTTCCAAGTATGTGTTTTCAGAGTGTGTTtacgtgtttgtgtgtgtatttgctgGGTGTGTGTTTGTATTCTGTGTTTATGTGTTTGCAGAGGACTTTGTATGTTTGCTGAGTGTATATTTGCAACTGTGTAcatatgtttgtgtgtgagtctgtgtttGCTGAGTGTGAGTTGGTGTGTATTTGCAGAGTGTGTTTGTGGAGTGTTTGCAgagagtgtgaatgtgtatatgtgaGTCTGTTTGCTGAGCATGTGTTGgtatgtttgtgtttgtgtgtatgtcttgagagtgtgtgtgtgcatgcctgtgttTGCAGAGTATGCACATGCATTTTGTGAGCAATGACCATTACCAcaagtctctctccctcccttctcaggatAGTGCAGTTTTTGCCTGGATCTTTCACTGTTTTACTCCCAGATCCCGAAACACTGATTTGCACGCAGTAGGTGATCAGGACtcattgagtaaatgaatgaatcagtagGCACTGTCTCTGGGACCCTCTGTTGATACCAGTTTATGTCCTGGAGGCTTCAGCAACTATAACCTAGCCTTCCCCTGGTCCATCTTGGGTGATTCAGGGTGCTCATGGGTCAGATCtgtccagccactgggctgtacCTCTTGCCAACCCTTAGTCTCCCCTGACTTCAGACCCGACCCCACACTCAGATTTCAGCACCGTGGACAGGAGCATGCACGATCAGTACCACGGAGAGTTCCCGCGGCCGTCGGCGCGAGCAGGGGCGACAGAGCGGAGTGCGAGCTTTGGACAGAGAAGTGCGAGCAAATGATTCAGCGAGATGACAAAACCAATATGCCGACAGACAGAGAAGAGTAACGGACAGAGATAACTGAGGCAAAGGCGCAAAGCTCAGAACAACTGAACCAAGACCTCGCCGTCGCCCCGGTTCGCCGGCAGGGGTCGCTTCCGCTCACTGACTGCACCCTCCAGGGCCTGGGGCCAACTGAGCTGGGACCCTTAGGTAGCCCCCTCCCAACCCTGCCCCGCAATGCGTAAACCTGGAGCGGGGAGGTCTTCGGCACTTTTCCCTCCACTCTGGAAAGCATGGTCTGCTTGGCTTCAGCTCTAGGACCTCTGCGGGAGGGTGCATGTGAAAATCTTCAGCTGTCCCCTTTCCTAACTACCAGCTAATCGCTCCTATAAATACAGCCCGGCCCAGCCTGCCTCCTTAATCCTGACGATGAGGGAGGGAGTCTCTAGAGGGGCAGCAGGGTTCCCCGAGGGGGTAAGTTAAGGGAGGAGGCCGTACATGCACGGAAAATGTGTTTCTGAAGGGGCATCTTCCGTAAGCACAGGTCTTCTCAGTGCAAAAGTTACTCTGTAAGAACACATCTCCTCCGTATGTGGGGGTCTCGTGGGTAGGGACAATTTCCCACAGAGAATATAGCTTTTAGGGGATCTTTCATTGAAGGTATCCTCCCTTACCAGGCTCCCCACGTCAAAAGCCACCCGTGGGGATTTTTCTCTAGGTGGGGGGAGCTTTTGAGAGGAAGCATCCCTCTCAGAGACCATTTGTCTCAGGAATGATTCTCAGGGTGAAAGGAGAGTTCCTGACGGGAGAGGGCCGCACCGCGGAGACTATCTTCTATCTCCCCGTGGGAATGTGTCTTCCGCAGGGGGTCgctgcggggtgggggtggggggtgtccgCATAGGGAATGTATCTCGGTTAGAATGTCTCCCTTGGGGTGTTTCTAGATTGGGGGTCTCCCTGTAAGCACGTCTCTCCCTTGGGCCGTTTCTCCTTTTAGGGGTCTCTGGTAGCTTGGCTCCCTCTGGGGCATCCGGAGGCTCCTCCCCacgcctgccccctccccccagcgCGGGCAGCCACGGCGGTGGCCGGGCTCGGGCGCCCAGACGCAGTAACGGCGCCGGGCCCGCCCCAATtcgctccgcccccgcccccccccccaagccgccgccgccgccgcggtcCCCGcggcttctccctccttccctcctccctcctccctcctcccgccgccgccgccgctgccgccgcttccctcctccctccccggGGCCGaggccgctgccgctgccgccgccATGGATGATTCGGGCCTGATCCGCCGCCGGAGGCTGCAGGTACTTGGTGGCCGGGGCCACGGGTGGAGGGAGGGGGTCGGCGCCCTGGGGCGGGGCCCGGTAGGGGGCGGGGAACTTGCGCCAGGGCAGGCCCGAGCGCCCCCTCCCACTGCCTCCGGACGCTACCCGAGGGGAACGCGCTGGCCGCGCGTCCCGCCGCGCTGGCGACCCCGCCCCTCAGGCGCCGCCCGGGGATCCAGGGAGATGCCGGAGGGGGTGCAGCCTGGCGCTCCCCCTCGAGGACAGACTGAGGGACTCCTGGACCGCCAGAGGGGTGGGGGGTAGGGCCGAAGTCATTGTCCTGGCGCTCCGCCAGCCTTGGGGAGAAGGGGCGCAGAGCAAAGTAGTTGCCCCAGGGCTCGCGCCCCTTGGGGCCGCCGGCGCTGCAGCAGCCGTAAACATGTTTATACGGCTGCCTCGCCCCTCACCACCTCAGGAGCCCCTTTCTGAGGCGTGGGGACCCCCTGCCACCTCCAGGCACCTGCTCAGCCATCAGTATTCTTCCTACTGCCCTAATTGGACAGGCACCTAGACAGCCTCTCTCCTCAGTCTTCCTCCCACACCTCCCTCCACTACAACACCCCCCACACCCCGCGATCCTCAAGTCCAGCCCAGTTTGTGGGTGGGCGGGAGCAATTTTTAGCTCCTTGCAGCCTTAGAAGATGCTGGTATCCAGGCTGCGCAGGCGCGCGAGGCGTGAGTCCACTGCTCGGAGTGGAACACTGAGGATTGTTGTGGAGTGTGGGAAAGACGGGGACAAATCCAGGCGTTAGGAACTCCCACCTCCAAGGTGGGTGGGGATTCTGAAGCTGAGAAGTGTCCTCTTCCCGTCTTCGGTGTGCACTTCTAAGGGTTAATACTAGGGGTCGATGCTGCCCTAGAACTAACCCCAGATGGAAAACTGATCAAAGCTACCCCTTATGGCCTGTTTGGGGTCTGGTCCTTCTGGGCCTTGTTGGAGCCCAGCCCTGGGCTAAATAATCTGGAGGAGTTCAGATAAAGCCTAGCAGGGGCCCAGACTCAGGCTACATCCCTAGCGTGGAGGTTGGGAAAAGAAGGGGAGAATTCAAACCCTTCACGCAGGGCTCGTCTATTTCTGGAGTCCTCTAACCCACCATCCCTAAGGTTGGAGACCAAGGTGAGCCGATCGGTCATTGCAGCAGGAAAAATCGCAAAATCGGGGTCAGACGGCAGGAGGGATTTCCCGGGCGCCTGAATGATGCTGGACCCAGAACTGCGTCCAGAATTTCCTTTCAAACAAAGCCTAGATGGCCCCATCTAGGAGCCTGTGattttcagaggaaaagcctCTGGATTTCCTCCCCAGCCCAAGGATAAGTTAGGAGAAAGGGTTCGGAGAAAAGTGAGGGAGCTGCGACAATGCCACAGCAAATGCTTGAAGAACACAGACTGGGTCCGCGCCTTCGGGTGCCCGAGAAAGGGGAGGGAACGGGCGGGGTCTTCATGGGGTGTGTCCCCGCCTTCTGGGCCGGCCCCGAATCCCATTGGCTCAGCGCCACGCGGGACTTCGGTCTCCCGCTCAAGACCCCGCCTCCAGCCCAAGATCCTCCTACTCACCCACCCATCCTAACTCAGGCAACCTTTTGGCAAGGTAGCCCTGCCGGAGTCCTGCCGCTACCTCTTCCCTTCAGTCAGGTTTATCCCTTTGGCTGCCTTGGATACACCCTCATACACTGGTGCAACCCCTTAGGAACTGTCCCACAAACCGCGGAGGGCCTGCGGCTTCCCTGTGGGCAGTTGGGATCGATTATATGGACAGCATTCTCACTTCGAATGCTCTGTCCCCAGCGCCGTCCATTAATCCTGGGAAGAAGCAAAATCTGCTTGGCAGAGTAGTTCAGCCGCTGGGGATGGAAGTGGCGTCTGTCTACACTGACGCTAAGAATCCAAATCCTCCAAAGCTCCAGTTTGTCCCTTTCTTCGACCCTAGAATGTTTAGGGGCAATAGTGGACAGGGCTAGGTTCTAGGACTTCTCCGGGAGGCACTTAAAGGTCCCCCAGGGGCTCACTCTCGAAGGCAGAGTGTACGTGGGTCTGGAGTTCCGGGCTCCCTGGCTGGTGAATCCAGGTCTTGATTTCTCTTGGGCCATTGCGGTGTCGCAGCCCGATCTGCAGGTCCAAGCTGCAGCTCATTCAAGCTGATCCTGCAAAGACAGGGAGAAAACCTGGTATGGATTCTAATCACCCATGGCTCGGGAGGGCAGGTCTGCAGATCTGGACAGTGTGCCCTTTGACCCCGACCATATGTCTGTCTATACATGGGAGTGGGAGGTCTCTCTGGTCCATCCTTTGTCATGCAGCACGTCTATTCACAGTAACTCCTGTTTCTACGAACTAATATTTATCgagtgcttactatgtactaGGCATCACATTAACGTCCTAGACACCTGCATATCTCAAAGAACACTCTAGGAGGCACTGAGCATTGGAAGGTCATTTACCAAGGTTATAAGACAcaaagctggaatttgaacccagggctTTCTGCTATCAGAGATCCTAGAAGAATCCTTTTTCCCCTGGTTGGAGCCATCACCAAATGGCTTTTGAAATTCACCTGAATCTTTCCGCCTGCAGCCTTAACCAACCTCGTTTATTCACTTTAGCTTGTGGGCACAGAACTGGCTGGAAGGTGGCACCCCATCTCCCCATTGTTCTCCTGGAAAAGGGGTGAAGACCTCTGTCACTTGATCGCTGTAGCGACTTCCTGAGTGCTTGACAAACAGAACACGACCTTCTTCTGATATAGACACATAAGTTAATACCTACCAATTATTATCATTGCCATTTTTGAAAAAGACCACCCAGCAGTTGCCTGATTCCCTTTTCGATCTCAGTTTTGAACCACCCTAACTACCCTCACCCACAACTCTCTGTGAATGTGGCCGGGAGTCGGATAGAACTGTTGGGGTGTGcgaggattcattcattcaacctcTCATGCTTGAGCATGCCAGGTTCATCCAGGCCTTTGCAattccctctacctggaatgccCTCTCCACAGATCCTTCCATCTTAAAAGTCACTTCCCCAGGGCAGTCTTCTCTGACCATtttgtcccccccccccccagccaTTGTTCATTCTATCATCTTGCTTAATTTTATTCATGACACTTACTACTGTCTAAAATTATATCGTCCCCTTCTACAGTAATTTTATTGTCTGCTTCCCTCCTCTAAATGCTCGTCTCAAAAGGGCAGGAATTTTTGTCTcattcactgctgtgtccccagtgcctagcacagaccTAGCATACAGATATTTTCAGATAAAGACTTCTGTTTCATTTGCACAAACACACGTTAAGATGACAACTCAGGAGTCCTATACGGGGCCTTGCGCTGGTTTTTTGGGGTTGGGGATAGGAATCACCCTGGTTACCCTTTCCCCCAAGGAGCCCTGTTCTTAGTGCATGGCCGGTGGTGCAGGTGACGATGCTGGTGAGGGGCCTATACCACCCGACTTCTGCTCCTCCAGGGGGCTGACCGGGCTTGTGGGGAGCGGTTGGTGGTCCACGCTGACCTCTATCCTTTTGCCCGTTTACCTTCCAGAAGGATTTGCCCCTGCCCCGGAAAAGCAGTAGGTGAGTTTTGGGGGAGAGCCGCACCGGGCTGGCCGCTCCTTCTTCCGCGCTCTTGGGGGTGCCAGGCGCGCGCGCGGGCGGGGCCTGGCGCGCTGGTGCACAGCAGCGCCCCCTCCTGGCAGACGGCAGCCGcacggccctcccctcccccgccctccCGGGCCCGCTGCGGCTCCAGCCTCCGCCGCGCGCGCTCGCTCCtcgcgccgccgccgctgccgcacctgccaccatgtcgccgcCGCCGGGTCATGTCTGACTCTCTCTGGACCGCGCTTTCCAATTTCTCGATGCCCTCCTTCCCTGGCGGCAGTATGTTCCGCCGCACCAAGAGGTAGACCCCTTATCCCTCGAATCCTGACCCCGCCCTCCCCCAAAAGCTACTTCAGCCGCTGCCGCAGGGCGGGGCCCAGGATGCTGCACCCGTCCAGCTGCGCCAGAGGTGCCCGCGCTGCGCCTTCCTGCCTGGCATGGGGCTGAATGGGAGGCAGTGCCGGCCACGGCTGGGGGGACCAGACGCTGGAAAGGGAGGGGGGGCCGTGCCGGGTGGGGGTTGCGGCGCCTTTGTCTGCTCGCCCTGCAGGCTTGGGAAGTCTGGTGGGGGtaggggaagaagggaagggtGGAGGGCTCAGCACCCTAAAACAATACCCGCAGCctggccttcccccacccctgtgcCGCATGCTCCTGGACACGCTAATATGCTCAGTCACTGTGTCgggggagggtggtggtggtgaggggagtggaggggctgggggctcccTCTTCCTAAGCTGGAATCCTGAGGGTCGGAAGGAAAGGGGGGACTTTTATCATAGTACAAACTACCCCCCAGAGCACAGCCTCATACGGAAAATTGTGACACAGCGTCACACAGGACATgatgtcacacacacatacacacacaacaacCCTAGTGGCCCAGATACACTGGTGAGGCACCACTCACACTCGTCCATACAGTAGTCATAGGTCAGAGgcacgcagacacacacagaatCACCTCCAGCGTCACACACAGACACCTAAACCTACAGGTGCAGTATTGTACACACCTAGTAAGATGTCACATGCATAGTGATCCACACACATGATTATGCATCTGAGATAGACACAAGACACATGTGTGGCAATGACATCCATGCACCCAACAATGTCACAACACATTATATCATCTAAGATATAGACTCCAGAATAAACAGGACTCCTGAATAAACAGACACAGGGAATCTTGCAGAGATGGACACACAATATCACACGTTATATGCAGGACTCACCTAGGGAATGTCATATGGTGGTACACTCAGACATGTTAAACACACACAGTAGATGCCACATGAGGACTCACATGGTGAATGTCACACATAGACACAAACACAGTATCTCACACAGAACAGACTTAGAATGCCACACAAAAACAGGTACATGTCGCAGAAATTATGCATCAAGTACATGTTACAGCACACAATGGCACAGTCATGGACGAATGGCATTACACAGTGTGTCACATAGACACACAAAGATATACAGGTTGTGTCACCTAAGGTAAATCCAAGGCCTATCACACATGATGTCACACTATGATGTGCCCAGTGCAGAACTCATACACTGCATGCCCCGTGTGGACACACATCGGGAATGTCATACTCAGACCCAGACACGCACTCAGTATATACAGTAGTGTCACACAGATAACATGTCTATCATTCCATGACTGACATTGTGCCCACATGGTCACACATGATCCATACCAGCAGTTTTGCACACATATGCCATACATATCACATCCCTTCCCATGTATAGTCCTGCCTAGGCCTCCACCATCTCCTCTGAGCAGTCCTCCTCTGAGAATCCAAGCACACAAAGATGGCAGATAGGCTGGGATCTGAGATGGGAAGGCGGCTGGCTGGCTCACAAACTCAT contains the following coding sequences:
- the RTBDN gene encoding retbindin isoform X4, giving the protein MACRGCTRPRSLAWALRLMLAWILLGACEGSHPLPARSRRHHRLAADLATGQLHLSVTQPYLRIRDLNSQESPSPWPCCPSEMDTPKASGPGITPKRCEKSSLGCESFLGHLQVALPSRFRLLLLGMPICAELCDSWFAACQSDITCGPSWTPLLKKTACKPGCNTYGQIFANGADLCRSVLGYALPVAAPGSGYCLNISISVLPDPKHGRKARETTSPRSHRLRTWLLDATGSGSGSGSGSGP
- the RTBDN gene encoding retbindin isoform X1, producing the protein MAQEKSRPGFTSQGARNSRPTYTLPSRVDMACRGCTRPRSLAWALRLMLAWILLGACEGSHPLPARSRRHHRLAADLATGQLHLSVTQPYLRIRDLNSQESPSPWPCCPSEMDTPKASGPGITPKRCEKSSLGCESFLGHLQVALPSRFRLLLLGMPICAELCDSWFAACQSDITCGPSWTPLLKKTACKPGCNTYGQIFANGADLCRSVLGYALPVAAPGSGYCLNISISVLPDPKHGRKARETTSPRSHRLRTWLLDATGSGSGSGSGSGP
- the RTBDN gene encoding retbindin isoform X3; translation: MAQEKSRPGFTSQGARNSRPTYTLPSRVDMACRGCTRPRSLAWALRLMLAWILLGACEGSHPLPARSRRHHRLAADLATGQLHLSEMDTPKASGPGITPKRCEKSSLGCESFLGHLQVALPSRFRLLLLGMPICAELCDSWFAACQSDITCGPSWTPLLKKTACKPGCNTYGQIFANGADLCRSVLGYALPVAAPGSGYCLNISISVLPDPKHGRKARETTSPRSHRLRTWLLDATGSGSGSGSGSGP
- the RTBDN gene encoding retbindin isoform X2, producing the protein MLSRVEGKVPKTSPLQVDMACRGCTRPRSLAWALRLMLAWILLGACEGSHPLPARSRRHHRLAADLATGQLHLSVTQPYLRIRDLNSQESPSPWPCCPSEMDTPKASGPGITPKRCEKSSLGCESFLGHLQVALPSRFRLLLLGMPICAELCDSWFAACQSDITCGPSWTPLLKKTACKPGCNTYGQIFANGADLCRSVLGYALPVAAPGSGYCLNISISVLPDPKHGRKARETTSPRSHRLRTWLLDATGSGSGSGSGSGP